One segment of Comamonas thiooxydans DNA contains the following:
- a CDS encoding TonB-dependent hemoglobin/transferrin/lactoferrin family receptor, translated as MAYATALHARASLAPRSNLRPLALACALACAAISAQAQQQSSESVQVAAARADRSTPVLRDVVISASRDEQDADSLPMTVDVIDAKQMEEEQIGDIRELAAKLPNVTVPRSPARFTLAGSPTGRDQNSGFNIRGLEGNRVLMLVDGVRLPRSYTFSANSFGRDYLDLGLVQRVEILRGAVPALYGSDGMGGLVNFITVQPDDLLKDGKSIGGRVSASYDGADNGKRVGATIAGRASQEWSWLVSAGIGRSSALESMGSNNVVGALRTTPNPEKDKSHSLLGRLVYTPSAVQKHVFTLENVDKRADYDLLSARTATVTDSRAQTTMKRWRASWQGEWRELNTTLADEIKLMASYQSSDSREFVTETRTPPLAYRERDVTYDEDALQLHAQAGKTLRWSNGLSGKFSYGVDYLRGKVVNEQNGITPPAGESFPLKRFPDTTETSTALFAQAELHYGAFSLTPGLRAEHYSIKPKQQGFGGTAVSNSDSAVSPKLGAMFQMNDAWSVYGNYAAGFRAPNAGQINAFFENPFMFYKSIPNPDLKPEKSNTFEVGLRGRMNALRLDAAAFTGRYKDFIQDQVQVAGEYGDRNNPATFQSVNLNRVHISGFELKADYDWGRFAGGNWRTNAAYGYTKGTDKSTNKPVDTISPQQLVLGVRYDRSTVGVQLSASHWAGKKDKDAPDLSSGRPLLSPSATVLDLSAQWRIRPGTRLNVGIYNLTDKKYSRWADVRGLSRTTQIADAYTQPGRNVRVSLVQDF; from the coding sequence ATGGCTTACGCCACCGCTTTGCACGCCCGCGCCTCGCTGGCGCCACGCTCCAATCTCCGTCCGCTGGCGCTGGCCTGCGCACTGGCTTGCGCCGCTATTTCGGCCCAGGCTCAGCAGCAATCCTCCGAATCCGTCCAGGTCGCGGCGGCCCGTGCCGACCGCAGCACGCCCGTGCTGCGCGATGTGGTCATCAGTGCCTCGCGCGACGAGCAGGACGCCGACAGCCTGCCCATGACGGTGGACGTCATCGATGCCAAGCAGATGGAGGAGGAGCAGATCGGCGACATCCGCGAGCTGGCCGCCAAGCTGCCCAATGTGACCGTGCCGCGCAGTCCGGCGCGTTTCACACTGGCCGGCTCACCCACGGGGCGTGACCAGAACAGCGGCTTCAATATCCGTGGCCTTGAAGGCAACCGCGTGCTGATGCTGGTCGATGGCGTGCGCCTGCCGCGCAGCTATACCTTCAGCGCCAACTCCTTTGGCCGCGACTATCTGGATCTGGGTCTGGTGCAACGCGTGGAGATTCTGCGCGGCGCAGTGCCTGCGCTCTATGGCTCGGACGGCATGGGTGGCCTGGTCAACTTCATCACCGTACAGCCCGATGATCTGCTCAAGGACGGCAAGAGCATCGGCGGCCGTGTCTCGGCCAGCTATGACGGCGCGGACAATGGCAAGCGCGTGGGTGCCACGATTGCAGGGCGCGCCAGCCAGGAATGGAGCTGGCTGGTGTCTGCTGGCATAGGCCGTTCCAGCGCGCTGGAAAGCATGGGCAGCAACAATGTGGTGGGTGCGTTGCGCACCACGCCCAACCCCGAAAAGGACAAGAGCCATTCGCTGCTGGGTCGTCTGGTCTATACGCCGTCTGCCGTGCAAAAGCATGTGTTCACGCTGGAAAACGTGGACAAGCGCGCGGACTACGATTTGCTCAGCGCACGCACGGCCACGGTGACGGATTCGCGGGCGCAAACCACCATGAAGCGCTGGCGCGCCAGCTGGCAAGGTGAGTGGCGTGAGCTGAATACGACACTGGCTGATGAAATCAAGCTGATGGCCAGCTACCAGAGTTCGGACTCGCGCGAGTTCGTGACCGAAACCCGCACCCCGCCTCTGGCCTATCGCGAGCGCGATGTGACCTATGACGAGGACGCGCTGCAGCTGCACGCCCAGGCCGGCAAGACGTTGCGCTGGAGCAATGGCCTCAGCGGCAAGTTCAGCTACGGCGTCGACTATCTGCGCGGCAAGGTGGTCAACGAGCAGAACGGCATTACGCCACCTGCCGGTGAGAGCTTTCCGCTCAAGCGCTTCCCCGACACCACGGAAACCTCGACGGCGCTGTTTGCCCAGGCCGAGCTGCACTATGGTGCTTTCAGCCTGACGCCCGGATTGCGGGCCGAGCACTACAGCATCAAGCCCAAGCAGCAAGGGTTTGGTGGCACAGCGGTCAGCAATTCGGACTCTGCTGTTTCCCCCAAGCTGGGTGCCATGTTCCAGATGAATGATGCCTGGTCGGTTTACGGCAACTATGCCGCCGGTTTCAGAGCACCGAATGCAGGGCAGATCAATGCCTTCTTCGAGAACCCGTTCATGTTCTACAAGAGCATTCCCAACCCCGACCTCAAGCCTGAGAAGAGCAATACCTTCGAAGTGGGTCTGCGCGGCCGCATGAATGCGCTGCGTCTGGATGCGGCAGCCTTTACGGGGCGCTACAAGGACTTCATCCAGGATCAGGTGCAGGTTGCGGGCGAATACGGCGATCGCAACAACCCCGCGACGTTCCAGTCCGTCAATCTGAACCGTGTGCATATCAGCGGTTTCGAACTCAAGGCCGACTATGACTGGGGCCGGTTTGCGGGCGGCAACTGGCGCACCAATGCCGCCTATGGCTACACCAAGGGTACGGACAAGAGCACCAACAAGCCGGTGGACACCATCTCGCCGCAGCAACTGGTGCTGGGCGTGCGCTATGACAGATCCACCGTTGGCGTGCAGCTCAGCGCCTCGCACTGGGCAGGCAAAAAAGACAAGGATGCGCCTGATCTTTCCTCCGGCCGCCCCTTGCTCAGCCCGTCCGCGACGGTGCTGGATTTGAGCGCGCAATGGCGTATCCGTCCAGGCACGCGTCTGAATGTGGGTATCTACAACCTGACCGACAAAAAGTATTCGCGCTGGGCGGATGTGCGTGGCTTGAGCCGCACGACGCAGATTGCCGATGCCTATACCCAGCCAGGCCGCAATGTGCGCGTGTCCCTGGTTCAGGACTTCTGA